The Dehalobacter sp. genomic sequence TTTTACTTTTTTACTATAGTGATACAGAACAAATAGGTACAGAACAAATATATTTCTAATTGACGAATCTCAAAACTCTGTGATAATATAGATTCAAATCAATAACATTATTGTATAAAAGTAATGATGGGGTAAAGTAAACGGTATGAGCTTTCCAGGGAGGAAACGTCTTAGACTGAAAGCGTTTCTATCGCATTGATCGTTGAAGGTTCACCCCTGAACTTCCGGACTGAAACCTTTGGGTAAGTAGGCCTGGACGGAGGCTCCCACCGTTAAAAGGGAGGGGGTATAAGGAAGAATAAAGTCCCGTACCTACTGAAAAGTGGGGTCTGCTTAGACCCAAATAGGGTGGTACCGCGAAGCACTTTCGTCCCTTCAGGGATGAGAAGTGTTTTTTTAGTTGGCTGCAAGGAGCGGCTAGCAAGGCCACGGATGTCCACGGACCACACCTAAGTTTCAGCAGGGAAAGATTTCTTTATTCGTACTCTTAAGAGAGGGCTGGAGTGATCCGGCTAACTGGGGTGGTACCGCGGAAGGCCACAGCTTTCGTCCCGGCGAAGGCTGTGGCTTGTTGTTTTCTGGTGTATCAGAAAAATATGAATGTAGGAGTGAAGGATGATGAAAAGAAAGTTCAAAGGTTTCACAGGGAGTATGGTAGTAGCTTTATTATTGGCGGTCAGCCTGATATTGGGGGGCTGCAGCTCCGGGAAGAGCAGTACGGCAGGCAGTGAGACAGCAGAACCTTACAAAGTGGGTGCGGTTCTCGATATCAGCGGGACTTCCTCTTCTTTGGGCACACCTGAACGCGATACACTGTTGATGATGGTGGACAAAATCAATGCCGAAGGCGGTATTCAAGGCCATCCGATTGAACTGATCATTGAGGACAATAAAAGTGATGAGACTGAGGCTGTACTTGCTGCGAATAAGCTGATCGAAAAAGGCGTCCTTGCAGTTTTAGGCGGCAGCTCCAGCGGAACCTCGATGGCCATCATTAAAACTGTCCAGGATGCGCAAACTCCGATGATTTCTCTGGCAGCAGCCAGCAGCATCGTTGAACCGGTTGCTGAAAGACAATGGGTATTTAAAACAGCCCAGAGCGATATTGTCATGATCAATAAAATCATGGAATATCTCAAGAAGAATAACATGACGAAGATTGCCTTTATGTATATGAACAATGCCTATGGCGACAATGGCAAGAAGGCCATCAGCGCTGCAGCTCCCCCCAATGGGATCACCATCGTTGCCGAAGAAAAATTTGACGCGACAGACAATGATATGACGCCGCAATTGACGAATATCAAGAGCAGCGGAGCTCAGGCAGTCGTCGTATGGGCGATTCCGCCTTCGGCCTCCATCCTGACGAAGAACTATAAAGATCTTGGACTGACGATTCCGCTCATTCACAGTCATGGCGTCGGTAATCAAAAGTTCATCGAACTTGCCAAGGACGCTGCTGACGGAGTGATCCTTCCAATCGGCAAGCTTCCAGTGGCCGATCAGATTGCGGATTCTGATCCGCAGAAAGCAGTGCTTACAAGTTATATCAATGATTACCAAAACAAATACAATACCGCACCCAATTCATTCGGTGGTTATGCGGCAGATGCTTTAAGTCTCTTGGTCAAGGCGATCGAAAAAGCTGGTCCGGACCGCAGCGCCATTCGGGATGAACTGGAAAAAACGCAGGGACTTGTCGGCGTATCCGGGGTATTTAATATGTCTGAACAGAATCATAATGGCTTAAGCGAGGATTCCGCCGTTTTGGTTCAGATCGAAGACAGCAAATGGAAAATATTACAGTAACGAGGGCGAAATTACAGTAACGGAGTGAAACCTGATGGGAGAACAACTACTGCAGCTATTATTCAGCGGGCTTACGCTTGGAAGTATTTATTCCATTATTGCCCTTATCCTGGTCATCACCTATAAAGTAACAGGCATATTAAATCTAGCCCTTGGGGAATTTCTGGTTATCGGGGCACTTCTGACGGTCAGTTTCAAATCAATGGGGATGCCGCTAATAGCGGCCTCCCTTCTCGCCATGGTTGTTGTCGCTTTGTTGGCGGGGGTGCTCGAAAGGCTGACGATCAACCAAGCCAGGGGAGCCAGCAGCCTGACGATGCTGATCATTACAATTGGTATTTCCATATCCTTAAGGGGACTGGCTCTCCTGATCTGGGGAACGGATACCTACTCTCTGCCCTCCTTTACGGCTAGCGGACCAATCATGGCAGGCGGGGCGGCACTCAATCCTCAGAGCATCTGGGTATTTTTGCTGGCAGCGGCAACACTGATCTGCGTCAACACTTTTTTTGGACGGACGTACTGGGGAAAAGCAGTTAAAGCTTCCGTCCTCAGTCCCATCGGAGCCCAGCTGCAGGGGATCAATCTGAGTACGATTTCCCTAGCCGCATTTGTTTTTTCAGGTGCTCTGGCTACCGCCGCAGGAATCTGCATCGGACCGGTGACGATGGTCACGTATGATATGGGCTTTATGTTAGGCGTCAAAGGTTTTATCGCGGCAACAATTGGCGGATTGGGCAGTATATCCGGAGCTGTTCTGGGGGGATTAATCCTGGGGCTTTTGGAAGCCTACAGTTCCGGACTGATTTCCTCCGGGTTGAATGATGCGATCTCTATTGTGATTCTTCTTGCAGTCCTTTTA encodes the following:
- a CDS encoding ABC transporter substrate-binding protein; the protein is MKRKFKGFTGSMVVALLLAVSLILGGCSSGKSSTAGSETAEPYKVGAVLDISGTSSSLGTPERDTLLMMVDKINAEGGIQGHPIELIIEDNKSDETEAVLAANKLIEKGVLAVLGGSSSGTSMAIIKTVQDAQTPMISLAAASSIVEPVAERQWVFKTAQSDIVMINKIMEYLKKNNMTKIAFMYMNNAYGDNGKKAISAAAPPNGITIVAEEKFDATDNDMTPQLTNIKSSGAQAVVVWAIPPSASILTKNYKDLGLTIPLIHSHGVGNQKFIELAKDAADGVILPIGKLPVADQIADSDPQKAVLTSYINDYQNKYNTAPNSFGGYAADALSLLVKAIEKAGPDRSAIRDELEKTQGLVGVSGVFNMSEQNHNGLSEDSAVLVQIEDSKWKILQ
- a CDS encoding branched-chain amino acid ABC transporter permease → MGEQLLQLLFSGLTLGSIYSIIALILVITYKVTGILNLALGEFLVIGALLTVSFKSMGMPLIAASLLAMVVVALLAGVLERLTINQARGASSLTMLIITIGISISLRGLALLIWGTDTYSLPSFTASGPIMAGGAALNPQSIWVFLLAAATLICVNTFFGRTYWGKAVKASVLSPIGAQLQGINLSTISLAAFVFSGALATAAGICIGPVTMVTYDMGFMLGVKGFIAATIGGLGSISGAVLGGLILGLLEAYSSGLISSGLNDAISIVILLAVLLIRPEGILGAISERKI